The Deltaproteobacteria bacterium genome contains the following window.
TGGCAGCGCCGATCCGGGAGATATCGGCTGAAAGCCTGGTGTATAGGGACTTAAATCACGGGCATATCTCCTCATCTAATCCTTTGCGGGCAGGGGGGCCAAGGACGCCTTGGTGCGCCATTGCATTCGTTTCGTTGGCCACTGACCCCAAATCTCCCCTTTCATACTGAAGAATGGCCGCAAGGACCAAACCGGCCGTCTCGGCCCGGAGAATCCTCCTTCCCAGGGAAACCGCTATGATACCGCTCTTCCGGGCCAAGGCCGCTTCCTGCTCCGTGAAGCCGCCTTCCGGGCCCACGATGGCGAAAAAACTCCGTGAATCCGGATGGCGGGAGAGAACCGCCTTGAGATCCTGATCCTGCTCCCCTTCCCAGAGCATGAGCTTCAGGTCACTTCGCTTTCGCCCGTAGGCAAGCAGTTCCTCGAAACCGAGAAGCGGGCCGATCTCCAGGGGCCTTTCCCGGTCGGACTGCTTGGAGGCATTACGGGCGATCTCCTTCCAGCGTCGGCTTTTCGAGGCGAACTGCTCTCCCTTGAGCCTGATCACGGTCCTTTCGCTGGCAAAGGGAACGATCCTGTGTACCCCCAGTTCCGTGGCCTTCTGAACAAGGAGATCCATGGAACGGGACTTCAGGATGGCCTGGCACAGGGTAATTTCGGCCGGCGAGGTCGCGGGGGAGGGGATGGGCCTCTCGAGGAGGACCGTGACCTCCCTTCTGCTGCAGGATTGAATGGAAACCTGATACCGGGATCCTTTCCGGTCCATAAGGACAAAACGGTCCCCCGGCCCCATCCGAAGGACCCTCAGGATGTGCCTGGCCTCACTTCCCCCGATGACACAAAGTCCATTTTCTTCCTCCTTGATCTCTTCCACGAAAAAGCGTCTCACGAGAGAACCTCCACCATCAGGGTCTACAGGCCACGAGGCAGGCCCATTCTTCTTCCAGGAAGATCTCCTCTTTTCGGTAACCGAGCCGATAAAGGGCCTCTTCCATCCTCGATACCTGCTCCTCGAGGATGCCTGAAAGGATGAGGATTCCCCGGGGTTCCTGTACCCTTGGAAAATAAGGAAGCAGCTCCAGCAGGGTATCCAGGAGGATGTTGGCCGTAATCAGGTGGAAGGGTTCCCGGATTTCTGACAAGGGGAGGGGAGAGAGTTCGATGGAACGAGAAACGCCGTTAAGGGAGATGTTCTTCTCCGCCCAGCGCAAGGCCTCCGGGTCCATGTCGAGAGCCAGGATCCTCTCGGCCTTAAGCAGGGCCCCGTAAACGGCGAGAATCCCGCTCCCCGTGCCAACGTCCAGCATGGACCAGGGGTGATCGGGGGTGAATCGTTCCATGGCCCTCAGGCACATCCGGGTCGTGGGATGCTGTCCCGTACCGAAGGCGGGTCCCGGGTCGATATGGATGATATGGCCTCCGGGATTCTCCGGAACCTCCTCCCAGGCGGGGAGGATGGTGAGGCGGGGAGAAATTCGTTGGGATTGAAAAAAACGCCGCCATGAGTGGTTCCAGTCCCCCTCAGGGAGATCCTGGACCCTCACCCGGCAGGTGCGTGCTTCCGGGAAGATTTCAGCGAGTTCCCGGTAAAAGGCATGGATGCGCTTCTTCAGAAGGCCGGGCTCTTTGTTCCTGGGCCAGTAAGCCTTGAGAAGGGGACTCCCTAAGTCATCCGTCACCATACCCCGGCATCCGAGATCGAAGAGAAAGTTCCCGAGGGCCTCATGGGTGTCGGGGTGTGCTTCGATGGAAACTTCCAGCCATCCCGGTTTTTCGTCCGTCGATGGAGACATCCCTGACGACCCTCTTTCCGGCCCGCCGTTTCCTGAGATTGAGATACCTGCGGCGCACCTTGCACAGGGATAAGTGGAATCCACAGGCTGCTGTCGGCAGGCAAACGGATGGTTGGTTGGGGTGGGGGTGAAAACCGCCGCTCAGGCCCCCCGCCTGGAGGCGGGGGGCGAAGATCATCCAGGACAGGCCGCCCGCGGTTAAGCCTTTTCAAAAACATAGTTGAGTTGCCCGCCGGGAAGCTTATTCACCACGGTCTTCATCTCGAGTCCCACGGAAAGCTCTTCATCCTTGATGCCGTCGGCGATCCTTCCAAACACCTTGTAATCCCCGTAATCCAGGAGCGCAATGGTGTAAGGCAGATCACCCTCGAACCCCACGGGGCCGTATTGCAGCTTACTGAAGGTCAGAAGTTTCCCTGTTCCCGTGATCTCAAACCATTCCATATTGCTGGAAAGGCAATGGTAGCAATCGGCCCTGGGAGGGAAAAAGGTAAGACCGCAGTCCTTGCAACGAGTACCGGCGACCTTTCCGTCTTCCAGGAAACGGATGAAGTCGTTAGTTTTGGTGATGGCGGTGAAACTCACCGTGCCGAACTTCTTGAATCGATCGTCTACTTCTCTCTTGGCCATTTCTATTCCCTCCCGAGAATCGTGAC
Protein-coding sequences here:
- a CDS encoding 16S rRNA (uracil(1498)-N(3))-methyltransferase, translated to MRRFFVEEIKEEENGLCVIGGSEARHILRVLRMGPGDRFVLMDRKGSRYQVSIQSCSRREVTVLLERPIPSPATSPAEITLCQAILKSRSMDLLVQKATELGVHRIVPFASERTVIRLKGEQFASKSRRWKEIARNASKQSDRERPLEIGPLLGFEELLAYGRKRSDLKLMLWEGEQDQDLKAVLSRHPDSRSFFAIVGPEGGFTEQEAALARKSGIIAVSLGRRILRAETAGLVLAAILQYERGDLGSVANETNAMAHQGVLGPPARKGLDEEICP
- the prmA gene encoding 50S ribosomal protein L11 methyltransferase, whose translation is MSPSTDEKPGWLEVSIEAHPDTHEALGNFLFDLGCRGMVTDDLGSPLLKAYWPRNKEPGLLKKRIHAFYRELAEIFPEARTCRVRVQDLPEGDWNHSWRRFFQSQRISPRLTILPAWEEVPENPGGHIIHIDPGPAFGTGQHPTTRMCLRAMERFTPDHPWSMLDVGTGSGILAVYGALLKAERILALDMDPEALRWAEKNISLNGVSRSIELSPLPLSEIREPFHLITANILLDTLLELLPYFPRVQEPRGILILSGILEEQVSRMEEALYRLGYRKEEIFLEEEWACLVACRP
- a CDS encoding Zn-ribbon domain-containing OB-fold protein; amino-acid sequence: MAKREVDDRFKKFGTVSFTAITKTNDFIRFLEDGKVAGTRCKDCGLTFFPPRADCYHCLSSNMEWFEITGTGKLLTFSKLQYGPVGFEGDLPYTIALLDYGDYKVFGRIADGIKDEELSVGLEMKTVVNKLPGGQLNYVFEKA